In one Sporomusa sphaeroides DSM 2875 genomic region, the following are encoded:
- a CDS encoding lipoyl protein ligase domain-containing protein, producing MPAADNGTTFRVLDSAPRTAAEHMALDKVIIEAHSRGLIPNTLRFLQFKPCALVGLHQNTFLEVNVPYCRENGIDINRRITGGGSLYWGRLELGWELYAGKNTPGIPRQVEGMYRLLCEAMAAGLRTMGLEAAYRPVNDIEIRGRKIAGTGGTELAGSFVFQCSLLVDFDIDEMLRVLRFPLEKLSDKAVTSMRERVTSLTGQLGYVPPDAVIKQAVLTGLRQTLAYEFVPGKLTARETALLAAYLPQFESPEWIYGQAGAVLNTVDCTASYKAPGGLIRVQMRLDEGARVIKYLFISGDFFAYPARVINDLETALKNTPADSRRIAGIIRDFFRSHQAEIPGVGPEHFIEAVLLAVEQAKAMQPVQQSPPGEVCCEAGR from the coding sequence ATGCCTGCTGCGGATAACGGCACTACTTTCCGGGTCCTGGATTCGGCGCCGCGTACCGCCGCCGAGCACATGGCTTTGGATAAGGTCATTATTGAGGCCCACAGCCGGGGGCTGATTCCCAATACCCTGCGGTTTCTGCAATTTAAGCCGTGCGCGCTGGTGGGGCTGCACCAAAACACTTTTTTAGAAGTGAATGTTCCTTATTGCCGGGAAAACGGCATTGACATCAACCGGCGAATCACCGGCGGCGGCAGTTTGTACTGGGGGCGGCTGGAATTAGGCTGGGAGCTGTATGCCGGCAAAAACACCCCCGGTATTCCCCGGCAGGTGGAGGGCATGTACCGCCTGCTGTGTGAGGCCATGGCCGCCGGGCTGCGGACAATGGGGCTGGAGGCCGCCTATCGCCCGGTGAATGATATTGAAATCAGGGGCCGGAAAATTGCCGGCACCGGCGGCACCGAGCTGGCCGGCTCTTTTGTCTTCCAGTGCAGCCTGCTGGTGGATTTTGACATTGATGAGATGCTGCGAGTATTGCGTTTTCCCCTGGAAAAACTGAGTGATAAAGCCGTCACATCCATGCGGGAGCGGGTAACCTCCCTTACCGGGCAGCTGGGTTATGTACCGCCGGACGCGGTAATCAAGCAGGCAGTGTTAACCGGCCTGCGGCAAACACTGGCCTATGAATTTGTTCCCGGCAAGCTTACTGCCCGGGAAACGGCACTGTTGGCAGCGTATTTGCCGCAGTTTGAGAGCCCGGAGTGGATTTACGGCCAAGCCGGCGCTGTGCTCAATACCGTTGACTGCACGGCCAGCTATAAGGCGCCGGGCGGTCTGATCCGGGTGCAAATGCGTCTGGATGAAGGCGCCCGGGTCATTAAATATTTGTTTATCAGCGGCGATTTCTTTGCCTATCCGGCCAGGGTCATCAATGATCTGGAAACAGCCCTGAAAAATACGCCGGCTGACAGCAGGCGGATTGCCGGCATTATCCGGGATTTTTTCCGCAGCCACCAGGCTGAGATTCCGGGTGTTGGGCCCGAACATTTTATTGAAGCCGTATTGCTGGCTGTTGAGCAGGCCAAAGCGATGCAGCCGGTGCAGCAGAGTCCTCCGGGGGAGGTGTGCTGTGAAGCCGGCCGGTGA